A DNA window from Parabacteroides johnsonii DSM 18315 contains the following coding sequences:
- a CDS encoding winged helix-turn-helix transcriptional regulator — protein sequence MYEYKIPPIDLDCGVTITQYVMGAKWKPYLINCMTKGIHRPVEFQNTIKGATRRVLVQQLGELESVGIVRRVVYDTVPMRTEYFLTELGESLVPIIRMMDAWGNEHRNMFDEMGNITTKESCKSIE from the coding sequence ATGTATGAATATAAGATACCTCCGATAGATTTGGATTGTGGTGTGACTATTACACAATATGTTATGGGAGCGAAGTGGAAACCTTATCTCATCAACTGCATGACAAAAGGCATTCACCGCCCCGTAGAGTTTCAGAATACAATTAAGGGAGCAACAAGACGTGTGCTGGTACAGCAACTCGGCGAACTTGAATCGGTCGGTATCGTGCGCCGTGTAGTATATGACACCGTTCCGATGAGAACAGAATACTTCCTGACAGAACTTGGCGAATCACTTGTGCCGATTATCCGCATGATGGACGCATGGGGCAACGAACATCGGAATATGTTCGATGAGATGGGTAATATAACAACGAAAGAATCTTGTAAATCCATTGAGTAA
- a CDS encoding GlcG/HbpS family heme-binding protein — MKRLLLVGFILLSFVQITAAQEAKNINEILSDKLCDRLCAAAREKSKELGIDISFAIADRHGLPRVYRRYGDALVLSITLVPGKAYTAAVTQCKTKDVAAAAAEGAPLMSIQTNDSRITLVAGGYPLFVDGKIVGAIGVGGGTEAQDCEIAEYVIEVFKKLSKQS; from the coding sequence ATGAAACGATTATTGTTAGTAGGATTTATTCTACTCTCTTTTGTGCAAATCACCGCGGCACAAGAGGCAAAAAATATAAATGAAATCTTGTCGGACAAATTGTGCGACAGACTGTGCGCCGCAGCACGAGAAAAGAGCAAAGAATTGGGTATCGACATCAGTTTTGCCATCGCCGATCGCCACGGCCTGCCGCGCGTATATCGTCGTTATGGCGATGCACTGGTATTGAGTATCACACTCGTACCGGGCAAAGCATATACGGCGGCTGTAACGCAATGCAAGACGAAAGATGTGGCTGCCGCAGCTGCCGAAGGCGCTCCGTTGATGAGTATTCAGACGAATGATTCGCGTATTACGCTCGTTGCAGGCGGTTATCCGCTGTTTGTGGACGGAAAGATTGTCGGTGCAATCGGTGTAGGCGGTGGTACAGAAGCACAAGACTGTGAAATTGCCGAGTATGTAATAGAAGTATTCAAAAAATTGTCAAAGCAGTCGTAG
- a CDS encoding histone H1, whose product MEKSFAQISELFAQFSENAKLQMEKGNKAAGTRARKASLELEKLLKQFRKESLEASK is encoded by the coding sequence ATGGAAAAATCATTTGCACAGATCAGCGAATTGTTCGCTCAATTTTCAGAAAATGCCAAACTTCAGATGGAGAAAGGCAACAAGGCAGCTGGTACCCGTGCCCGCAAAGCATCACTTGAACTCGAAAAACTCCTCAAACAATTCAGAAAGGAGTCGCTCGAAGCATCGAAATAG
- a CDS encoding helix-turn-helix domain-containing protein, with the protein MNDCIESLVNYSDILLSCCIPHDMHLEHRMPAHSIIFVRSGKLVIESKDKTDEITADNYVFVRRDCSVNVTKVPLEGKPYRGINFTLPRKELKEYYNRIVGTCKKLHGISPIRQTVNVLPQTVALKSLFSSFLPYTDSGETPADGWLQLKVQEAIMCLLAIDTRFYPTLFDFNEVWKIDLMDFMEQNYTEDLTLEEFASYTGRSLATFKRDFAKISTLSPQRWITEHRLEKAKKMLLEDGVSAQEVSYMVGFKNRSHFSQAFKKQYGYAPANYLKLNRENFI; encoded by the coding sequence ATGAATGATTGTATAGAAAGTTTGGTCAATTATAGCGACATCCTGTTAAGTTGTTGCATACCTCATGATATGCATCTGGAACATCGGATGCCTGCCCATTCCATTATTTTCGTTCGTTCCGGGAAATTGGTTATAGAAAGCAAGGACAAAACGGACGAGATTACGGCAGATAATTACGTTTTTGTCCGCCGCGATTGTTCTGTCAATGTAACCAAAGTGCCGCTTGAAGGTAAACCCTATCGGGGTATAAACTTTACGTTACCACGCAAAGAGTTGAAAGAATACTATAACCGTATTGTGGGTACATGTAAGAAGTTGCACGGTATAAGCCCTATACGACAGACTGTAAACGTCCTGCCACAGACTGTTGCGCTGAAAAGCCTGTTCAGCTCGTTCCTGCCTTACACGGATAGCGGGGAGACACCTGCGGACGGCTGGCTGCAACTGAAAGTGCAGGAAGCCATCATGTGTCTGCTGGCCATAGATACCCGTTTCTATCCGACCTTGTTCGACTTCAACGAGGTGTGGAAAATAGACCTTATGGATTTCATGGAACAGAATTACACGGAGGACCTGACATTGGAAGAGTTTGCCTCTTATACTGGAAGAAGCCTTGCCACTTTCAAACGTGATTTTGCCAAGATCAGCACTCTGTCGCCGCAACGCTGGATTACGGAGCACCGTTTGGAAAAGGCAAAAAAAATGTTGCTTGAAGATGGCGTGTCGGCGCAGGAGGTTAGTTATATGGTAGGATTCAAGAATAGGTCGCATTTTTCACAAGCGTTCAAAAAGCAATACGGGTATGCACCTGCGAATTATCTGAAATTGAACAGGGAAAATTTTATTTAG
- a CDS encoding alcohol dehydrogenase catalytic domain-containing protein, whose amino-acid sequence MKTTMKAVQVLAKGEPMRLVEVPIPQPEEGQVLIRVEACGICHGDSKVIEGWASEYPRIPGHEVVGTIEKLGKNISKWEVGQRVGIGWHGGHGHTTALSIDGGYAEYMVAYEDGLILIPEGITSEEAAPLLCAGETVFSALHNSRARMGDLIAVSGVGGLGHLAVQYARKAGFRVAAISRGEEKKELVMRLGAHLYINSDNEDIVQALQAQGGAKVILATAPSAKAISPLIGGLDRDGELIVAAVSDEPLGWSAMDFLKGPNAVKGTFTDINEMEAAVRFSMLTDVRPIIEIFPLERAKEAYEKMMAAKTHFRAVLKINA is encoded by the coding sequence ATGAAAACAACAATGAAAGCGGTTCAAGTCCTTGCAAAAGGAGAGCCGATGAGATTAGTGGAAGTTCCCATTCCCCAACCCGAAGAAGGACAAGTGTTGATCCGTGTAGAGGCTTGCGGCATTTGTCACGGAGATTCCAAAGTAATAGAAGGTTGGGCATCGGAATACCCACGTATTCCGGGACATGAAGTCGTTGGAACAATAGAAAAATTAGGTAAAAACATCTCCAAATGGGAAGTGGGACAACGTGTCGGAATCGGCTGGCATGGAGGGCACGGACACACAACGGCTCTCTCTATTGACGGCGGTTACGCAGAATATATGGTGGCCTACGAAGATGGGTTGATTCTGATACCCGAAGGAATCACCTCGGAGGAAGCCGCTCCGTTACTCTGCGCCGGAGAAACCGTGTTCAGTGCCCTGCACAACAGCCGGGCACGCATGGGGGATCTTATCGCGGTTTCTGGTGTCGGAGGCTTGGGACACTTGGCTGTTCAATATGCACGAAAAGCAGGCTTTCGAGTAGCAGCCATTTCACGTGGAGAAGAAAAGAAAGAACTGGTTATGAGGTTAGGGGCACACCTCTATATCAATTCGGACAACGAGGATATAGTGCAGGCATTGCAGGCACAAGGAGGTGCAAAGGTTATCCTTGCTACCGCACCATCAGCAAAAGCTATTTCACCGCTCATTGGAGGACTTGACCGTGACGGAGAACTCATTGTCGCGGCCGTGTCTGACGAACCGCTCGGTTGGTCGGCAATGGATTTTCTGAAAGGACCGAACGCTGTTAAGGGTACGTTTACGGATATTAACGAAATGGAAGCCGCTGTTCGTTTCAGTATGCTGACGGATGTACGTCCGATAATTGAAATATTTCCGCTGGAACGGGCAAAGGAGGCCTATGAGAAAATGATGGCTGCTAAAACGCATTTCCGCGCAGTCCTTAAAATTAATGCTTAA
- a CDS encoding SIMPL domain-containing protein, which yields MRIKTLLLVILALTIYPLYAQETTDHYIEVIGTSEIEIVPDKIHYIIEIREYFEEEFDGKSKPEEYHTKVPLSQIEQGLRKNLAEAGITQDAIRTQEIGDYWRKQGQDFLVSKQFDITLTDFKQIDEIIKRINTKGINTMRIGELENKDILAYHQKGKIEALKAAQRKAAYLVEALGKKLGDVLRIVEGDNTSGLPFAQSNVSNVMSSNAASFDSFRTIKKNYSVMVRFEITD from the coding sequence ATGAGAATAAAAACATTATTATTAGTAATACTGGCATTAACAATATACCCATTGTATGCCCAAGAAACAACCGACCATTATATTGAAGTGATTGGTACATCGGAAATAGAAATCGTGCCTGACAAAATTCATTACATCATAGAAATCCGTGAATACTTCGAGGAGGAATTCGACGGAAAGTCCAAACCCGAAGAATATCACACCAAAGTACCATTGTCACAGATAGAACAAGGATTGCGGAAGAACCTTGCTGAAGCAGGCATTACGCAGGATGCAATCCGTACACAAGAGATTGGCGATTATTGGCGAAAGCAGGGACAAGACTTCTTAGTTTCCAAGCAATTCGACATCACACTGACCGATTTCAAACAGATAGATGAAATAATCAAACGTATAAACACGAAAGGTATCAATACGATGCGTATCGGAGAGTTAGAAAACAAAGATATATTGGCATATCATCAAAAAGGGAAAATAGAAGCACTAAAAGCAGCACAGCGTAAAGCCGCTTATTTGGTCGAAGCATTAGGCAAAAAGTTGGGTGATGTGCTTCGTATCGTGGAGGGAGATAATACAAGTGGTCTTCCATTTGCGCAGAGCAATGTCAGTAATGTCATGTCCTCCAATGCTGCTTCATTCGACAGTTTCCGCACGATAAAGAAGAATTATTCCGTGATGGTTCGTTTTGAGATTACAGATTAA